One window from the genome of Oncorhynchus gorbuscha isolate QuinsamMale2020 ecotype Even-year linkage group LG14, OgorEven_v1.0, whole genome shotgun sequence encodes:
- the enpp5 gene encoding LOW QUALITY PROTEIN: ectonucleotide pyrophosphatase/phosphodiesterase family member 5 (The sequence of the model RefSeq protein was modified relative to this genomic sequence to represent the inferred CDS: inserted 1 base in 1 codon), with translation MMLWSVMLGCSSRRGGSCYLGWLITLTLTLPLASLQMDRHGHQGHPLHPHHQATRGARPKLLLLSFDGFRWDYVNRVPTPNFHALMEEGSIVEQVENTYITKTFPDHYTLVTGLHAETHGIVGNEMYDPDLNASFSMETHSAYEPRWWAGAEPLWVTNQKQGGRSGGVMWPGSDVEIGGAYPSRYLPYNASLSFERRVETMVAWLMGERPGEGVQSVQGGVDFGVLYWEEPDESGHNLGPENPLMDAVIADIDDKLGFLRNELRKMGLYESVNLIVTSDHGMTQLSKDKVIELDQYLDRDLYTWVDKSPVVGILPRDGKLEEVYSALVEANPNMVVYRREQIPERLHYRHNNRIMPIIXEAKEGWTITQNRTTGPHMLGNHGYDNTLPSMHPVLVARGPAFRQDYVKSSMRSVDLYPLMCHILSVRPRPNNGSLARVMDLLSEPSPPTHSTPLEGRYQPSFATALGVVLGVVMVTGFLVVIVKQMTLRQLPSRQSEMAQPLLLEELQL, from the exons ATGATGTTGTGGAGTGTAATGCTGGGTTGCAGCTCACGAAGAGGAGGAAGCTGCTATCTGGGATGGCttataaccttaaccctgaccctgcctCTGGCCTCCCTACAGATGGACCGCCATGGACACCAAG GACACCCCCTCCATCCTCACCACCAGGCCACCAGAGGGGCTCGGCCCAAGCTACTGCTGTTGTCCTTCGATGGGTTCCGCTGGGACTATGTGAACCGTGTCCCCACCCCTAACTTCCATGCCCTGATGGAGGAAGGGTCAATTGTTGAGCAGGTTGAGAACACCTACATCACCAAAACCTTCCCTGACCACTACACCCTGGTCACCGGGCTGCATGCCGAGACTCATGGCATCGTGGGTAACGAGATGTACGACCCAGACCTTAATGCCTCCTTCTCCATGGAGACGCATAGCGCCTACGAGCCACGCTGGTGGGCTGGGGCAGAGCCTCTGTGGGTGACCAATCAGAAGCAGGGTGGGCGGAGTGGCGGGGTGATGTGGCCGGGGTCGGACGTGGAGATCGGGGGGGCGTACCCGTCACGCTACCTTCCGTACAACGCTTCGCTGAGCTTCGAGAGGCGCGTGGAGACGATGGTTGCCTGGCTGATGGGGGAGAGGCCAGGGGAGGGGGTTCAGTCTGTGCAGGGGGGTGTGGACTTTGGCGTGTTATACTGGGAGGAGCCTGACGAGAGCGGTCACAACCTGGGCCCAGAGAACCCTCTAATGGACGCGGTCATTGCTGATATCGACGACAAGCTGGGCTTCCTCCGCAATGAGCTGCGCAAGATGG GTCTGTACGAAAGTGTGAACCTGATTGTGACCAGTGATCATGGCATGACCCAGCTCTCCAAAGACAAGGTGATTGAGCTGGACCAATACCTGGACAGAGACCTCTACACCTGGGTGGACAAGAGTCCTGTGGTGGGGATACTGCCTAGAGACG GTAAGTTAGAGGAGGTGTACAGTGCGCTGGTTGAGGCCAATCCCAACATGGTGGTGTATAGGAGGGAACAGATCCCCGAGCGTCTCCACTACCGTCACAACAACAGGATCATGCCCATAA ATGAGGCCAAGGAGGGCTGGACCATCACCCAGAACAGAACCACAGGACCACACATGT TGGGTAACCACGGCTACGACAACACCCTACCCAGCATGCATCCTGTCTTGGTGGCGCGTGGCCCCGCCTTCCGTCAGGACTACGTGAAGAGTTCCATGCGTTCCGTTGACCTCTACCCCCTCATGTGTCACATCCTGTCTGTCCGGCCCCGCCCCAACAATGGTTCTCTAGCCCGGGTTATGGACCTCCTCTCCGAGCCCTCCCCACCCACACACTCCACCCCGCTGGAGGGCAGATACCAGCCTTCCTTCGCCACCGCCCTGGGCGTGGTCCTGGGGGTTGTCATGGTAACAGGGTTCCTGGTGGTTATCGTCAAACAGATGACGCTCCGACAACTACCCAGCAGGCAGAGCGAGATGGCCCAGCCACTATTACTTGAAGAACTACAgctttag